A stretch of the Poseidonibacter parvus genome encodes the following:
- a CDS encoding 2'-5' RNA ligase family protein, translating into MLQFQNHLSNKLHANYLRQAHITLSAAGLLHDEHFNQDLLLKQIQKIKESKINSFPLKLSNFDSFATCPYLQIKDDSKILDEIRNSLNSISKENSASTYTPHVTLGLYNKIYEISDVFKDISLASFNDIEFDVNEIVFAQYETKDVQGPYKVLHRICLE; encoded by the coding sequence ATTCTACAATTTCAAAATCACTTAAGTAATAAATTACATGCAAATTATTTAAGACAAGCTCATATTACACTAAGTGCAGCAGGTTTACTTCATGATGAACATTTTAATCAAGACTTACTTTTGAAACAAATTCAAAAAATAAAAGAAAGTAAAATAAACTCTTTTCCTTTAAAATTATCAAATTTTGACAGTTTTGCTACTTGTCCTTATTTACAAATAAAAGATGATTCAAAAATATTAGATGAGATAAGAAATTCTTTAAATTCAATATCAAAGGAGAATAGTGCAAGTACTTATACTCCTCATGTAACTTTAGGCTTATATAATAAAATTTATGAAATATCTGATGTATTCAAGGATATATCATTGGCTAGTTTTAATGATATTGAATTTGATGTTAATGAAATTGTTTTTGCTCAATATGAAACAAAAGATGTTCAAGGTCCTTATAAAGTCTTACATCGAATTTGCTTAGAATAA
- a CDS encoding VWA domain-containing protein: protein MFNNLSFEFPYLLLLILVFIFCSIYCKAKTPSYLIPHLNIFQKSNEKSSLIMNLLKFSIITLSIIALASPVKNQDTQLIKNDGINILLDLDASGSMNYNDLDKEDTSKNRFDVVKDIVKDFIKKRPSDNIGLLIFGDSVMMASPLSFDKNAQREIIDYLEVGMAGKQTALIDSIARSVNILKDKKAKSNVIIVLSDGEDTASKIPLKVVIKLLKKYNIKAYTIGIGNSNKYVLNQISTNSNAKSYTAYSKEDLIDIYDDINKLEKSKIDQNKIILKDYLFFYPLFFAVLFLILYIYLKNKE from the coding sequence ATGTTTAATAATCTTTCTTTTGAATTTCCGTATCTTTTATTATTGATTTTAGTATTTATTTTTTGCTCTATTTATTGTAAAGCAAAAACTCCATCATATTTAATTCCTCATTTAAATATATTTCAAAAATCAAATGAAAAATCTTCTTTAATCATGAATTTATTAAAGTTTTCTATTATCACACTTTCTATAATAGCACTAGCTTCTCCTGTAAAAAATCAAGACACCCAACTAATAAAAAATGATGGAATAAATATATTATTAGACTTAGATGCAAGTGGTTCGATGAATTATAATGATTTAGATAAAGAAGATACTAGTAAAAATAGATTTGATGTAGTAAAAGATATTGTAAAAGATTTTATAAAAAAAAGGCCCTCTGATAATATTGGTTTATTAATTTTTGGAGATTCTGTAATGATGGCAAGTCCATTAAGTTTTGATAAAAATGCACAAAGAGAAATCATAGATTATTTAGAAGTAGGAATGGCAGGAAAACAAACAGCATTAATTGATTCAATTGCGAGAAGTGTAAATATATTAAAAGATAAAAAAGCAAAATCAAATGTAATAATAGTATTAAGTGATGGAGAAGATACTGCAAGCAAAATTCCATTAAAAGTAGTTATAAAACTTCTTAAAAAATATAATATCAAAGCTTATACAATAGGAATTGGAAACTCTAATAAATATGTATTAAATCAAATATCAACAAACTCAAATGCAAAATCTTATACAGCATATTCAAAAGAAGATTTAATTGATATTTATGATGATATTAATAAACTTGAAAAATCTAAAATTGACCAAAATAAAATTATTTTAAAAGACTACTTATTCTTTTATCCACTATTTTTTGCTGTTTTATTTTTAATCTTATATATTTATTTAAAAAATAAAGAGTAA